The window CAACGTTTCCATCACCAGAGTAGATCGtggcttgtgtttgaaacaCAATAAATACCACAACGTGTTTACAGAAGCCCATCGTCGGGGAGgattaaatcattaaatcatcttttgattctattttatttttttcactccGCGCGTCATGCCTCCATTTAACGCGGTGGGTTTCGGGATGCGATGCACGTCCAGCTCTCTAAAGATCACATGCGTCGTGAGCAATTTAATCTCCGCATAAAGGATTAATAGGAACACGACCACAACACATCCGCGCCGGCCGCACcgcaacggacacacacacacacacacaaacacacacaccgcccgACTCCCTGCGCGGAAAACGAGCGTCCCCTCTTTGGACCAAAGCAACACACACGAGAGAATATCACACTCATAATAACAACATATGATGGTAATCACACGTACCCGCTGCGATGTCGGCCCTTCTGCACCGGACGTGTGTCCACACAGCCGCGCACTCCCCGCAGCACCCAACGCAGATGACGTCACTCAGGGTGCGCTCGCTGAACCCGCGCATGACGTCAGGCTGTTTGTGTCGCGCAAACGGATGTCGGAGGCGATAATCGGTGAACGGCGCGGGGATCGATGTGGTGGTAGTAGACCAATGATCAATAAGGAAACATTCAGGACAGCAAAGCTAAAGATGATGAATGCGATAATAAACGCAACAATATCAACAACAATAATGTAATGATCTCTCAATTACAAGCCGTCCaccctgttttctttttaattactatgataatgataatgattactAATGATAGATGAATACGTCTTAATAATAAGATCTGTTAATGCGCATTGCAGCAAATAGAAAAAGTAAAATAGCAAGTAGTAAGAagtgtgtaaaacaaaataaagtagtAGAACTATTGTGGAGATTGTGAATTGGTATGTTTTAGCTATATTCATCTTCGTTAGGTGAGAAGTTTTAagatttacatttcattatttatctATTGCCACACTATTGAACAACTTCCAAGTTCCCATTCAATGATGGGACCACTTGATCAATCTATCATTAAACCTTTTAACCGATAAACCAACAGCTGTCATGGGTCTCCACGGCGGATCAAATGGGCTCAATCAGTCCCGTCCTCGGTCGCTCAGTTCTGCCTCTTGTCCAAAGGGGGGCAGTGTAACGCCTTTTGAAAaagtctctcctctctgctgtttgGGGGCCCTCGAGCTTTCATCTGTTGGCTTCGATctctttcatcacacagtcgcTGCGGCCCGGTCTAATAGCATGTACATTTTGTTGTCACCTGAAGGGAATTTCTTGCCATGCCTCAAATTGATGTACCTGTTTGTAGCCTCGGACAGTATTTGAGCGGCGCGGTGTGAGCGGCATGCAGACCGATCAGCTCACTGGAGtgtgctttttgcttttttttagggggttgggggagaggctggtgtgtgtgtgtgtgtgtgtgtggggggggggggggttatatttGGATAGTGTGCTTTACGTAGCGCTTTGCAGACTTAATTTGATTATCCCCAAAAGGAACGTGAAACCCTTTGATCCTTGAACCCCCGCAGGTCGCTTTCTGCACAATAACGGCTCGCTTTCAAACCCTCTGTGACACACGCCAACAAGCATTCGGATTGTCATCCACCCCGATTACCACAAGTAGGTTCCCCCGGCAGGccttggcccccccccctcccagacgCTGACCTCTGACGGCGTCTCGGGCCCTGTGATGCGAGCGGatagatggggaggggggggatgctaTCTCCATGAAGCCTGGTGTCCTTCACCCCATCCGATCCGTCCTCCTGCACTCGCAGCTTATCTTAGGATCCAAGATGGAATCCAAGCGATTTGAGTCCACTTAAGTAAGACAGCAGAATAATCAGGGCCTAAAATTAAGTGTTGcagttaggggggggggggggggggggttgtaattcAATCAGGGTCGAGTCAGAGAAATTCCTTTTCTGATATTGATCATGGTCGTGCGTGGCCATTGATTGTCTTTGACGTCTCTGTGCTTTACTCTGTGCCACTTTCGGTGTATTTCAGAGCCGCTTCTTCCACCGTGCGGCTGTGAGATCTCTCTGGGACGCAGTCCAAACCCGGACCTGAGCGTGCCTCgtcgtgatgatgatgatgatgacgacgacggaGGCCTCCCCTTCCGAGAGGAGGCCACCGTCGTCATCGTCGTGAAGGCACCTCAccctaaaaaaggatttatttattttttcttccttgttttgtttcatcTGCAGTAACGTGTGGTAATGGGGAGCCGTGACATTTACATCTCACACCActccaatgtgatcccttgcTTGGCgagagtttttttattttattttttattacacagACTCTAAACGGGTCACAGGATCAAAAAGTGTCTCCAGCCTGGAGGGGCCACGGAATCGATCCTTTCCATTTCTGCACCAAatggtgttttctctctctctctctctctctctctctctctctcaccagtAACTTGCTGGAACACATTTAGATCCCGAGTAGAACTCCTCAGTTGCCCACTCATCACTCTGCGTGGTGTTTGAAGATTACTACGCTCAGAGACATCCTCACTGGGCATCCAGGCGGCTTAGAGGCCAAAATCCATAATCCCTTACCCTTCATGGGAATTCTCCATGCACTTCAACATGCTGAAATACAGccgcgctgcagcagcagcagcagccgctcgCGGTCGAGGTTCTGCTGCAGCCGGGGGGGCAGAGATAGATGGATGACATCTCTCAGCGAATGTGAGGCAAGTGGAGGaagttagatttttttttttaaaagaaaaaaaagaaagttaccAAAGATTCCGTCTAGAAATCTAATCTAAAATGATGTTTCTTTCTTGccacggcttttttttttatttccaatgtAAGCATGCTGCCTCAGTTGGCCCTCATGCACTGGTTACTGTTTTATGTATACCATAACGGCCCTGGACACATTATTAACTTAAAATATGGGTGCTGTGGAGAGACTCGGGCAGCCGCGCGGCGTTTCCACCAGGGGTCTCAATAAAGAATTTCCTCTGAGgctttaaatgcttttttattaaaaagcgTAAATAAATGTAGTTTCTTGATTTAGCAATCTGCATGAGTGGGAAGTATGCAACGTTCAGCCTTTGTAGCCGAGGGACCAGCAGGCTTTAATGTGTCCGGGCTGCACTCGAATGCTTTGTCTGCTCTGCTAAAACCCTGTGTAATGGCTCGGGGAATTGTTCGGGGAACAATAACACTAATTCCACTTTCGCATTAGGTATTTTCTCACTattgaagctgttttttttttttttttttttaaacactgaaatattttatttctcaatatatgatcaaaaatacaaaaagcacgGGTTGAACCGGTGTTCTGTGCACGTGGTTAAAAGATTTGAGTTTTTTGTTGGTTAACTTCTCTGAGGCAGttaccccccctacccccccccccccctccccctcctctcccgtcCCTCAGACCCGGACCTTCTGTCTGTGACATGTGGAGCTCGGGCTCTTGATGGAAAAATGTCAGTGTGAGGTGCCCTTGGTcagcgaggaggagctggtcccTTCACCCTTGCAGCTctggcctccctccctccccccctccctcctcctcactgtttgCCATGctccgtgggggggggacagagcgTGTCACCGAGCTGGCACCGAACCCGAACTCGTCCAAGGTTACTCTTTGATTTAATGgtgatgcatttttttattttttttgaaaggCGCATCATCCTCGTCTCCCCCTGCCGCCGCGCTGACTCCATCTCTGTCACCAGCAGCGGCTCACCTTTAGCAGCACGGGCACCGGGAGAGGTTGTTCAAGTTATAAATCTGTGGCAAATGAAGCCCCCggctggctgggggggggcgggggttgtgGCCCTGATTGTTTCCCCGTTTGGGAGGCGGGACGTTGAAGGGAAACGGCGCCATATATTCCCGCTGTGACACGGGGAgaggggcctcctcctcctcctcctcatcctccggaCGGCTCTTCCTTACGGCCGTTTCATCTCTACACTTATTGCAAAGCCTTGATGTTTTGACACGTAACAAGATGctgttgtaaaatgtattacctcgttgatggggggggggagagaaagaaagaaagaaagtacaAGTGTGATCTTTAGTGTTTGTTCATCTGGTATAAATAGCAAACACCCAGCTGTAGGGATGCGTTTGACAAGGTGGCATGAAGAAAGCATCGCCTTCCTCTGCTGTTTCTCCTGTGATAATTCACCGGTCGCATTGGATActttaaaaatagattttcaACAAGTTGTATTTTCTCTTTGAGGTGCAGCGGATTTGTAAATGAAGCTAAATTGTCAGGGTTTAgaatcagcacacacacacacacacacacacacacacacacacacacacacacacacacacacacacacacacacacacagatgtgttcaGCTgatcagacctttttttttttattattcctttTCTTAACTGAAATTAAATCTGAGGTGTTCAGGTAGGAGGGGATCTGCCTTTGTGTCGCGGGGCGGTCTGTTATGGATGGAGATGGGGGCTTCTGATAGCCCAAGTGTTGGTAAACCACAGGCTTGAAATGGGCCATATTCATGAGGCGCGTAATCCTCTTACAGCTCATGtcgttttaaaaaaagcaaacgcCTCTTTTTGACGCCGATACTTTCCCTGTGTGGTTTAATAAAGCTACCCTTAACATTGGGATCATTTAAACCCTAAATGATGTGTGATATAGCGCCTGTGCtacagtgaccccccccccccccacctccctcgtCTTTCACATTTCAAACTGTTGCCTTCTGGATTGTGTTACATCCACCATCTGCGCATTTACGCCCAACGCTTCCGTTAAACTCATTGTAATCACATGACACTTGGGATCCAGGTGACGAAATCCTCCTCGcccctttattttttatatatatatatatatatactgctaAAATGGGGCCCTCGTCTCGCTGCGAGCGGGCCCGAGGCAGCTGACAGATGTTTCAAAGCGGCCTGATGTCTGCCCGGGCCCCCCCGCGACGAGCCCAGCGGCGCCGAGTCGTGGATGTGCGTCGGCCGTGAGACGCCGTCGTCCATTACGGTGCTGTTCTGACATCCATTAGAGCAATTAGCTGCTCCACGCAGGTGCCCTGCATTTCAGTccgagacctttttttttttattaaaggcCTTTAACGTATTCCTAATTATCAAACCCTttccagaggagaaaaaaaacctgtgtatacaaatgtaatataagCAGCGGGACGGAATTAAATAGAGCGTAAACTTAATTTCTCGTTGCCACAATTCATTCGATTCATCCGGGCTTAATAGTTGTTGCTCGTTTTCTTGCATATTCAGGGGTGAAGTTCTCGTACCTGGTtatgtctggggggggggcattaagtCTGACTAATGAAATGACTCTATCCTCTGTGGCGTTTTAATCTATTCTCCGAGAAAGTAATTGACAAGCCCCACAGTATGTGCATTAGGAGAGCTGCAGCACCAAAGGACAGCTGTCACTAAAgcaattaaaatgacaaaggtTAATTAATTCTCTCCTAGTTTTCACCTGATATGAGACGTTCACAATAAGTGAGTTTTCATTTCCGGAGGAGTAATGCTGTTTTGAGgggaataatttatttttgatttaaaaaaaaaaaaaaatgaaagaaaaacaccagcTATTGTCTGAAAGAGCCTTTAATATGTCAATACGTCACACAGAACTGGGCCCCGGGACGCCTGCAGCCacagatttaaaatgaattctGCGGAAAGGACATGATCTGAAATGACAAtcgcttgttgtttttttggtgttttttttgttgttgttttttggtacCATTACATCCTTTTGCAGCGTCACAAACGAGACGTGATTTGTTCATAAATGAGGCTTCTAGAGGATGTTCGAGACTTTTTGCTTTGGACAGACGCTAACTTTGGACTAACGTtaactgaggaggaggggggggtggggggggaggcccaGAGGGGGCGAAAACCAAGACGCTAATAATTACTATGCCGACCACCTCTGACACCTCGAGAGCACAACCCAAGAACTTTCTAATCCGCCCAAAATGTCAAAGCGGCGTGCGGATCTCCACCGGGCTGCCAAAAGGCCAGCGGTTAGTCATCTGTTTACTCCTGCAGCTGCCGGGTGTCATTGGGACCATGAAGGAGAAATCCCATGATGCTCTCTGCCATTTCTGACAGCTCCCGCCCAGGCCACATTAATCAGGGATTGTGGGGCGAGGGAGaagaactgggggggggggggtcctgaagATCGCTCCTTCTTCACACGGGAGCTCgttgtgcttcttcttcttcttcttcttctcccccttttttttagagGAGGGGGTTCCTTTAGCTTCAGGAAGGAGCATAAGTTTGAGAGACGCTGGCTTTCGAAGCGGGAGCTAATGAACCCAACATCTCCCACTCTCCAAGAATGAGATTTACTGCTGACTTGAggttattaaaaatgttaaatctgtTCCGAGTTTAATTTTCTTTCGTTTTAATTACATACCTCTGCTTTCTACATCCCTTCTGTTTGATCCTTTTATTGACTTGTATTGGAAGTACGGGCAGTTATCTTAAAGTTAACAAAAGATTAGACGGAGGCCGAGAAGACGAAACGTAAATTGGAAGCTGCTGCCTCTGACGGCGTGATTGACAgatgttttaataaaagcaataaTACGAGACTCAACATTCATATCTAAGTTATTAATATTACCCAAAGGCTAAAGATTATGTTAAATCAGCAATGTAattaaacacagaaataaaaccgCCTGATATCTGTAATTACATTTAGATATGAAATTTACAAAAACTCTGATACCTGCATTTTATGGGACTGTTGAGCACCTGGTTGTCAGGGCAACAAGCTGTTTAACGCTGACAAACGATGGCCTCGTGAAACGATGAGCCGAACGACGCTCAAACCCCTCGGAACCCCCCCACGatgactctctctctcgggATCTTCCCACCTTTTTCCCACCAGACATTTGATGCATCGTCGAAGAATTTGATCGCTGCAGCTTTAAGTCGGCGAACACATCTGCACATTATTCATCTGACTCGAGCGGCACGGCACACACAGCACGTGGCCTTTGACCCCTCAGACGACATCAGTgggagtggagggaggggaggatggggggggggcggatctcGCTCTCCAAACGCTTGTGTGTCGGACTGTTTGCGCCCGTGAGACGACGTGCACGAATGAGGCCGCGTTGTCTTCTGCAGAGCGCCGTCTGAACAAACTGTCCTTGGCACAGTTGGGTGACGGCGGGGAGGCGTCAACGTCACTTTTATTGAGATGAaagaactgcccccccccccacccaaaaaaaaagaacagccaTCCGCAGACGTTAGTCATTCCTTCTTCTCCGGTTGACAGAAACATGCTCCCAATTTACGAGTCAGGTGCTTCCAGTGATTCCTGCCAGCCCCGTGTTCCTGCACATCATAAATTCCTCTTTGTGCCGCGGCCCCTGTTCTTTCAGGTCTGTCACTAAACACGCCGCCGCGCTGGATGTCCTCCAggccgccgcccgccgccgcgtGAACCGCGTGGCAAGAGCACTGAATTTGAATAGACACCCGTGATCGGGGCCCCAaggtgcacttttttttttttttttctctcttctcatttattttttttacaggtttCCATTGGCGTTTTAATTCATTCAGTCTGTGGTGTTGACTCTGCAGCGCTTCCACTTGCACTGTGTTCATTTCGCCTAAATGCTTCACGTTGAGCCACTGGCTCCCAATTTATGTAATGAAGGTTTAATAGCCAATTGGAACATCCAATATCATTAACAGCCAGTGTTAGTCTCATCcagatattttttgtttttttttctcggtttGATAGGTAGAATGTGTGATTAGCGCCCGCTGTTTGATCTCCTCTGGAGCAGGAAATCACATTTCAACACCGTTCTCTTTTTCACGTCTTCGGCTTCCTCcaaaatcattaaaaacaccTATGACCTCATTTTTCTCATCATCCAGCGTTCTCTTAATACAAAAGGTGCACCTGTAGCTATTTATGGATCCTGCAGGTCAGCGTGGCCCTGACTCCTCTTACTATTAGCTGCTCGTCTggtgttgcagggggggggggggggggcaagattTATTGTATTGGACTTGTTAGTCACAAAaataaggaggaggaagagacgcCGGACTGAGGAACAAGGCGCACGGGTCTTAAGTGGCAGTGAAGAAATGAGTCGTCTGCGTCTGCGTTATCTTGTGTGAGTTCTgcaagttttatttatttattgcaacATTTTACTTGCATTACTTTGATCTGATCGGAGCCCTGCGCCGGTGTCGTTGGTGTCATCGAAGCGTGGCCTTAAAACTGCTACCAGGTATCACACAattgaaatcaattttttttttcctctgtcgcTGCTTGATTTCTGACAGCCGCGGTAACATGAAAATATAGACTGACGTTATTCGGTTGTTTACCACATTCGGTTCATGCACGGACAATATCGGGGAGGTAAATTCACGCTAACAATTCACACCGCAGAAAACAACACCactcaaaatatattttcttttttttccccattatgGCCTTCTGCTGCATACTGACAGGTTCTTCTTATTTGCATTGACATTTACGTGTTTGCAATGATTACCAGCAACTGATTGGAAAAGACAGAAAGCAGGATTGAGGCGAAAATACACTATTAGAATAAACAACTAAATTAGCAGAAGGAAACATTAATAAAATTGTTTTCTGGTCTTTGTGTGGAACCCACagtatttacataaatacaatCAGCATATTTTTACGGTTGGCTTGGTGAGTTCCTCTCCATGTGAGCTGCTATGCATATAATATGAGTATTGCAAGCCTACAGATGCCTCCCTAAATGCTCCCGCGATGACCTCGGCTGGGTCTGTTCATCATGCCTGTCAACGTCTCAAGTGTCTTGAAtccattttttattcaaataattcTGACGTCTTCAAAGACCCGACAGCcggcctctttttttctttttatttacccagacctcttcttttttttaaattttttttttacgtttgcgttgttttgttttttttaaactcttgtcccccgcccccctggtCACGTGATCACCCCGTGGGCAGGTAAGGGGTGTCGCTGTGGTAGTTGTAATCTGGACACACCTTCTGCACCAGCTTGTAGTCGGTGCTGTAGAAGGTGATGAAGATGCAGATGACCTTGAAGGGCTTGGAGCACAGCCAGGACACGTGGCTCTGGGTCTGCTCCTGCGAGCAGCTCTGCGACGGGTCGTGGGCGCACAGCGAGTTCCTGGTGCCCTTCTCCACCTTCTCGTACTCCACCCTGCAGTTGAACAGCTTGTTGTCCTTGGTCTCCAGagccgtctgctgctgctgctgctggtggtggtggttttgGTATGGCTGATGCTGCTGGCGGACCTGGAACTCCACGGCCTTGGTGGGAGGAACGAGCCCCACGGACACGTTGCCCTGACCGGTGGAGTTGTGGCGGAAGTAGACGCTGAAGGTCCCGTTGCCGTGGTCCACGATCTTACCCGTGatgaggaggttgagcttcacCGTCTTGATGTTAGAGTGGAAGTCGCCCCAACCGAACATCTTCTTGAACTTGCCGGTCTTGACGATGGGCCTCCTCTTGGTCCTGGGTCGCGGGTCGCGGGAGTTGGACGCGTTGTAGAGCCAGTTCCACTGCTCCGCTTTGGAGAAGGAGTCCGCCCCGTCGTAGTTCAGGTCCAGAGGGGTGAAGTTCTCTTTGCCGTAGAGGGTCTGGGACAGCAGGCGGCTGATGGAGACCGCTTTGCTGCTTTCGGTCCAGTAGGTCTTCGCTTTGGACTTTGAGCTCCCTCTCAAGTCTGGATTTCCTGGACTCGGTGAGTCGGCGCCGGCAACCTGAAAGAAAAGACAATCGCCATTACTGGAACACCTCCAACCACTTAAAAGAGCTCCTACCTGATGGCGTTCTCAGGCGACGTCACGGTGCATCAGAGCTTAGTTTCAGGGTGAAGGGTGAATGTCGGAAGCATTTTCCGCGATTAAAGCCGAGCTGGAATCCCTCCGGTCAGAGGCGTACGATCCCTTGGAATCAAATGGATTGCAGGGAATCCACGTGATCTTCATTTCAAGGAGCCAGAAACGACGACGTACATCGACATTGAGCGGACGAAGCGCCCTGACTTCCGTGCGATGGAGGATCGGAGACCATCAGATGACTGATGACCCTCGGTGGGTTCGTTTCATTTGCTGCAACCGCAACCTGACTCGGCCAGATGTGTGGCGTCCACTCACAGGATGCCCCGCGCAAACAGATAAACGgcttcacccccccaccccccccccacgagcgCCTAGCCACCTCGAAACCAGCGCTCCCAGTCCGTGAAACGTCCCAATCGAGACTAGAGGAGGAACGAAGGGGCGTCTCGGGATGCAAGCAGCAGGGTGATTGATGGTTCCACTCCGCGTCCCTCCTCTCCCGGCGAGCGGCGCGTGACAGTGACGCCCGGAACGCCGGATCCGTCTGCTCGGAGCGTTTCGCATTCTGcaccttcgccccccccccctcccgccctcgtccctcgtccccccctctctcttcgcGATCGATACTCTGAAAATAAGGTCTTCTCTCATTCAGAAGGTCCACTGGATGAC is drawn from Pungitius pungitius chromosome 11, fPunPun2.1, whole genome shotgun sequence and contains these coding sequences:
- the LOC119198082 gene encoding neurexophilin 1, with product MRTTCLRAAALLLSAVSLVAGADSPSPGNPDLRGSSKSKAKTYWTESSKAVSISRLLSQTLYGKENFTPLDLNYDGADSFSKAEQWNWLYNASNSRDPRPRTKRRPIVKTGKFKKMFGWGDFHSNIKTVKLNLLITGKIVDHGNGTFSVYFRHNSTGQGNVSVGLVPPTKAVEFQVRQQHQPYQNHHHQQQQQQTALETKDNKLFNCRVEYEKVEKGTRNSLCAHDPSQSCSQEQTQSHVSWLCSKPFKVICIFITFYSTDYKLVQKVCPDYNYHSDTPYLPTG